One segment of Gasterosteus aculeatus chromosome 3, fGasAcu3.hap1.1, whole genome shotgun sequence DNA contains the following:
- the crsp7 gene encoding mediator of RNA polymerase II transcription subunit 26, which translates to MTTVAATPQQMRDRLLQAIDSHSNICNMVAVLEVISFLEKYPITKEALEETRLGKLINDVRKKTKNEDLAKRSKKLLRTWQKLIEPGPAVAASAPGSTNGSSHPCRTDASPPDILVSGKGVPEVKIRNDVHNTYSPKAEKSSSRKRRADPRDSGVHLLEKISKMSSFDVSVSPPPTNGIAGSPDVVPDQQVTSSPDKSRLEHLDNDKINRIPVNAVKPRPSSPGVAKLPSTSSMIKVAVMQQQTRLDEGGGGGYYKAKSPRGLTSSPRTVKQETIKQRSSTFGPKGTPTPSPSSMDSPLSLSQPVSSPTQAASADKLPNSSHRSSMHWTSSSEVPSYCSPQDISSTLESPSVSPLPSRPQHNSELHRPTSEGAMPVSDDPDGTPVPHSEHKKRKYRPRDYSVNLDGQKIEDTSKPVRLKERRLTFDPVTGQIKPLVHREPSQTEDASTPDLAESRQRTESTVQQPAAPILFPVPVQTPTPTPAPVPGPSPNPFLQTNWKELSRNEIIQSYLNLQSNVLTSSGVQAPSAHFFMSQYLKREEQEIKDSRKRHVLQTDGAVEDLPGLSREVTDEDLDRVQTQHWPGVNGCHDTEGAWYDWTECISLDPHGDESKLNILPYVCLD; encoded by the exons ATGACAACGGTCGCGGCTACCCCGCAGCAGATGAGGGACCGGCTGCTGCAGGCCATCGACAGTCACAGCAAT ATATGCAATATGGTGGCTGTATTGGAGGTAATCTCCTTTCTTGAAAAGTATCCTATCACCAAAGAAGCACTTGAG GAAACTCGACTGGGAAAACTGATCAATGATGTAAGGAAGAAGACCAAGAATGAAGATCTTGCCAAGCGCTCTAAGAAGCTCTTACGGACATGGCAAAAGCTGATTGAACCTGGGCCAGCTGTTGCTGCCAGTGCCCCCGGCTCCACCAATGGCAGTTCTCATCCCTGCAGAACCGATGCCTCTCCTCCTGACATTTTGGTGTCCGGGAAGGGAGTCCCTGAAGTCAAAATCAGGAACGACGTTCACAACACATACTCGCCAAAAGCCGAGAAATCAAGCAGCCGCAAACGACGAGCGGATCCCAGGGACAGTGGAGTGCACTTACTGGAAAAGATCTCCAAGATGTCTTCGTTTGACGTCTCGGTTTCCCCACCACCCACCAATGGGATTGCAGGCAGTCCTGATGTTGTGCCTGACCAGCAGGTCACCTCGTCTCCTGACAAATCTCGCCTAGAGCACCTTGATAACGATAAAATCAATAGAATTCCGGTAAATGCTGTCAAGCCTCGTCCTAGCTCCCCCGGAGTGGCCAAACTACCTAGCACTTCCTCTATGATTAAGGTTGCTGTGATGCAGCAACAGACCAGATTGgatgaaggaggtggggggggttattaCAAAGCCAAAAGTCCCCGTGGCCTCACTTCCAGTCCAAGGACCGTGAAGCAAGAAACCATTAAACAACGCTCATCAACATTTGGACCAAAAGGAACACCTACCCCAAGCCCTTCATCCATGGactctcctttgtctttgtctcagcCTGTATCCTCCCCAACCCAAGCTGCATCTGCTGACAAGCTGCCCAACTCTTCTCATAGGTCTTCGATGCACTGGACCAGTTCGTCAGAAGTGCCCTCATATTGTTCACCACAAGACATATCTTCAACACTGGAATCCCCGTCAGTCTCCCCTTTGCCCTCTCGACCACAACACAACTCAGAATTACACAGACCAACTTCTGAGGGGGCCATGCCTGTGTCTGATGACCCAGACGGGACTCCAGTTCCCCACTCGGAGCATAAAAAGAGGAAGTACAGGCCAAGGGACTACTCTGTCAACCTGGATGGCCAGAAAATAGAGGACACATCTAAACCTGTGCGGTTAAAAGAGCGCAGATTAACATTTGATCCTGTCACAGGTCAGATCAAACCTCTGGTACACAGAGAGCCTTCTCAAACAGAGGACGCCTCCACTCCTGACCTTGCGGAGTCTAGGCAGAGAACTGAAAGCACTGTACAACAGCCCGCTGCTCCGATCCTATTCCCAGTCCCGGTCcaaaccccaaccccaaccccagcCCCGGTCCCAGGTCCTAGCCCTAATCCTTTCCTTCAAACAAACTGGAAGGAACTGTCCAGAAATGAAATCATCCAGTCCTACTTGAACCTTCAGAGTAATGTGCTGACCTCTTCTGGGGTCCAGGCCCCTAGTGCACACTTTTTCATGTCACAGTATCTGAAAAGGGAAGAACAGGAGATCAAGGACTCCCGGAAGAGGCATGTTCTGCAGACGGACGGTGCAGTAGAGGATTTACCGGGTTTGAGTCGGGAGGTGACAGACGAGGACCTGGACAGGGTTCAGACACAGCACTGGCCCGGTGTGAACGGTTGTCATGACACCGAGGGCGCCTGGTATGATTGGACAGAGTGCATATCGTTGGACCCGCATGGGGATGAAAGCAAATTGAACATCCTGCCATATGTTTGCCTAGACTGA